One region of Camelus bactrianus isolate YW-2024 breed Bactrian camel chromosome 22, ASM4877302v1, whole genome shotgun sequence genomic DNA includes:
- the LOC105074540 gene encoding olfactory receptor 10H1-like produces the protein MQAANLSAVSEFILIGFSTLPHLQLMFFLLFLLMYLFMLLGNVLIMATIWSERSLHTPMYLFLCALSISEILYTFAIIPRMLADLLSTHRSISFMACASQMFFSFTFGFTHSFLLTVMGYDRYVAICHPLHYNVLMSPRGCACLVAWSWVGGLVMGLVVTSAIFQLTFCGPNGIHHFACHVPPLLKLACGTDAQVVAKGVGMMCIMALLGCCLLILLSYAFIVATILRIPSAEGQHKAFSTCASHLTVVVVHYGFASVIYLKPKGPQSLEGDTLMGITYTVLTPFLSPIIFSLRNKELKNAMKKTFLNVLYSTGSYSYYLVITLNGV, from the exons ATGCAGGCAGCCAACCTCTCAGCAGTGAGTGAATTCATCCTCATCGGcttctccaccctcccccacctccagctgatGTTCTTCCTGCTCTTCCTGCTCATGTACCTGTTCATGCTGCTGGGGAACGTGCTCATCATGGCCACCATCTGGAGCGAGCGCAgcctccacacccccatgtaccTCTTCCTCTGCGCCCTCTCCATCTCTGAGATCCTCTACACCTTTGCCATCATCCCGCGCATGCTGGCCGACCTGCTCTCCACCCACCGCTCCATCTCCTTCATGGCCTGTGCCAGCCAGATGTTCTTCTCCTTCACGTTCGGCTTCACCCACTCCTTCCTGCTCACTGTCATGGGCTAcgaccgctacgtggccatctgccACCCCCTGCACTACAACGTGCTCATGAGTCCCCGTGGCTGTGCCTGTCTGGTGGCCTGGTCCTGGGTTGGAGGCTTGGTCATGGGGCTGGTGGTGACATCAGCCATTTTCCAGCTCACCTTCTGTGGACCCAATGGCATCCACCATTTTGCTTGTCATGTGCCTCCACTATTGAAGTTGGCCTGTGGAACTGATGCACAGGTAGTGGCCAAGGGTGTGGGCATGATGTGTATCATGGCCCTGCTGGGCTGCTGTCTCCTCATCCTCCTCTCTTATGCCTTCATTGTGGCCACCATCTTGAGGATCCCCTCTGCTGAGGGCCAGCACAAGGCCTTCTCCACCTGTGCGTCCCACCTCACTGTGGTGGTTGTGCACTATGGCTTTGCCTCCGTCATCTACCTCAAGCCCAAGGGTCCCCAGTCTCTGGAAGGAGACACGCTGATGGGCATCACCTACACGGTCCTCACTCCCTTCCTCAGCCCCATCATCTTCAGTCTCAGGAACAAGGAACTGAAGAACGCCATGAAGAAGACCTTTCTCA atgtattgtatagcacagggagttacagctattatcttgtaataaccttgaatggagtataa
- the LOC105074557 gene encoding olfactory receptor 10H3-like gives MYLFTLLGNLLIMATIWRERSLHTPMYLFLCALSTSEILFTVAVTPRMLVDMLSTHHSISFVACASQMFFSFTFGFTHSFLLMIMGYDRYMAICHPLHYNVLMSTRDCARLVSWSWAGGSVMGMMLTLIVFHLTFCGSNKIHHFLCHVLSLLKLACGKETSSVTMGVILVCVTALMGCLFLIVLSYVFIVAAILRIPSAEGRHKTFSTCVSHLTIVIVHYGFASMIYLKPKGPRSMDSNTLMATTYTVFTPFLSPIIFSLRNKELKNAIKRTFHRTFCPSSS, from the coding sequence ATGTACCTGTTCACACTCCTGGGCAACCTGCTCATCATGGCCACCATCTGGAGGGAGCGCAgcctccacacccccatgtaccTCTTCCTGTGCGCCCTCTCCACCTCCGAGATTCTGTTCACTGTTGCTGTCACCCCTCGAATGCTGGTCGACATGCTCTCCACCCACCACTCCATCTCCTTCGTGGCCTGTGCCAGCCAGATGTTCTTCTCCTTCACGTTTGGCTTCACCCACTCCTTCCTGCTCATGATCATGGGCTATGACCGCTACATGGCCATCTGCCACCCTCTGCACTATAACGTGCTCATGAGCACACGTGACTGTGCCCGTCTCGTGTCCTGGTCCTGGGCTGGTGGCTCAGTCATGGGGATGATGTTGACACTGATAGTTTTTCATCTCACCTTCTGTGGCTCTAACAAGATCCACCATTTTCTCTGCCATGTGCTTTCTCTCTTGAAGTTGGCCTGTGGGAAGGAGACATCATCTGTCACCATGGGTGTCATCCTGGTTTGTGTCACAGCCCTGATGGGGTGCTTATTCCTCATCGTCCTCTCCTATGTCTTCATCGTGGCTGCCATCTTGAGGATCCCCTCTGCCGAAGGCCGGCACAAGACCTTCTCCACATGTGTATCCCACCTCACCATAGTGATTGTGCACTACGGCTTTGCCTCCATGATCTACCTCAAGCCCAAGGGCCCCCGTTCCATGGACAGTAACACTCTGATGGCCACCACCTATACAGTCTTCACCCCCTTTCTTAGCCCGATCATTTTCAGCCTCAGGAACAAGGAGCTGAAGAATGCCATAAAGAGAACCTTCCACAGAACATTCTGTCCCTCAAGCTCCTGA
- the LOC105074538 gene encoding olfactory receptor 10H3-like, with the protein MNGQNYSTVSEFILISYSNFPPKLLPTFFLLYLLMYLFTLLGNLLIMATIWSEHSLHTPMYLFLCALFISEILFTVVVTPRMLVDMLSTHHSISFMACARQMFFSFTFGYTHSFLLMIMGYDHYMAICHPLRYNVLMSTRDCARLVSWSWAGGSVMGMMLTLIVFHLTFCGSNEIHHFGCHVLALLKLACGKETSSVTMVVILVCVTALLGCLFLIVLSYVFIVAAILRIPSAEGRHKTFSTCVSHLTIVIVHYGFASIIYLKPKGPRSMDSNTLMATTYTVFTPFLSLIIFSLRNKELKNAIKRNFHRKFSPLSS; encoded by the coding sequence ATGAACGGTCAGAACTATAGCACAGTGTCTGAGTTTATCCTCATCAGCTACTCCAACTTCCCGCCAAAGCTGCTGCCTACCTTCTTCCTGCTATACCTGCTGATGTATCTGTTCACACTCCTGGGAAACCTGCTCATCATGGCCACCATCTGGAGCGAGCACAGCCTCCACACGCCCATGTACCTCTTCCTGTGCGCCCTCTTCATCTCCGAGATTCTGTTCACTGTTGTTGTCACCCCTCGAATGCTAGTCGACATGCTCTCCACCCACCACTCTATCTCCTTCATGGCCTGTGCCAGGCAGATGTTCTTCTCCTTCACGTTTGGCTACACCCACTCCTTCCTGCTCATGATCATGGGCTATGACCACTACATGGCCATCTGCCACCCCCTGCGCTACAACGTGCTCATGAGCACACGTGACTGTGCCCGTCTCGTGTCCTGGTCCTGGGCTGGTGGCTCAGTCATGGGGATGATGTTGACGTTGATAGTTTTTCATCTCACCTTCTGTGGGTCTAATGAGATCCACCATTTTGGTTGTCATGTGCTTGCCCTCTTGAAGTTGGCCTGTGGGAAGGAGACATCATCTGTCACCATGGTTGTCATCCTGGTTTGTGTCACAGCCCTACTGGGGTGTTTATTCCTCATCGTCCTCTCCTATGTCTTCATCGTGGCTGCTATCTTGAGGATCCCCTCAGCTGAGGGCCGGCACAAGACCTTCTCCACATGTGTATCCCACCTCACCATAGTGATTGTGCACTACGGCTTTGCCTCCATCATCTACCTGAAGCCCAAGGGCCCCCGTTCCATGGACAGTAACACTCTGATGGCCACCACCTATACAGTCTTCACCCCTTTTCTTAGCCTGATCATTTTCAGCCTCAGGAACAAGGAGCTGAAGAATGCCATAAAGAGAAATTTCCACAGAAAATTCTCTCCTCTAAGCTCCTGA